One Cryptomeria japonica chromosome 9, Sugi_1.0, whole genome shotgun sequence genomic window carries:
- the LOC131071865 gene encoding major strawberry allergen Fra a 1.07 translates to MVAGSFSIEVESTVDAKRLWKATLDSHNLLPKQAPGLITGITLLQGDGGVGTIRQVNFTAANKDFSYVKEKVDLIDEANMVYCFSHVEGGALGKKVASVSFKVKFTPKAGGGSISTYSCNYDSLPGVPHDEAKVEEIKANSTGLFKQVEQYLIANPTLYC, encoded by the exons ATGGTAGCAGGAAGTTTCAGTATTGAGGTAGAGTCTACAGTGGATGCAAAAAGGCTGTGGAAGGCAACTCTGGACTCCCACAACTTATTGCCAAAGCAAGCACCAGGCCTCATTACAGGCATCACACTTCTTCAAGGAGATGGAGGAGTTGGCACCATTCGACAGGTTAACTTCACTGCAG CCAACAAGGATTTCAGCTATGTGAAAGAGAAAGTGGACTTAATTGATGAGGCCAACATGGTTTATTGTTTCAGCCATGTGGAAGGAGGAGCATTGGGGaaaaaagttgcctcagtaagcttCAAGGTGAAATTCACCCCCAAAGCAGGGGGTGGATCCATTAGTACTTATTCCTGCAACTATGATAGCCTCCCTGGTGTTCCCCATGATGAAGCCAAAGTTGAGGAGATCAAGGCCAACAGCACTGGTTTGTTCAAGCAGGTGGAGCAATATCTCATTGCCAATCCCACTTTATACTGTTAA